One region of Acidovorax sp. T1 genomic DNA includes:
- a CDS encoding M14 family metallopeptidase has protein sequence MTQRPALSISATAHAARSTPLIARRTPWRSSLALLAVLLSACASTPLPPWPGTPATTRARAPDSVPRVQRGTVVPPPLGQPRENVVVTPLQPSAPALAAADAASAAPYGPAVAARFAEPATQYSTPGLAPERRSFTTNAEVGQWLREVASATPRGSTTASVLSLGTSQHGEPILGLLLTHAKGTDVASLEANGRSTVVLIGQQHGDEPASSEALLVIARELAQGLLEPLLDRINVVVIPRANPDGAASGNRTTASGVDMNRDHLLLQTPEAQALARVVRDYRPIVVLDAHEFTVVGRYLQKFNAIQRYDALLQYTTTANYPEFLTKASLEWFHQPMLGALQSQGLSSDWYYTTSTQPDDRRISMGGAQPDTGRNVNGLKNSVSLLVETRGVGLGRMHIQRRVHTQVTAITSALRSTAERAANLEQVRSFVVRDTASKACKGQVVVEAQATPTQRELTMLDPETGADRTLKVDWNSSLTLQPVKTRARPCGYWLAASATMAVERLQLLGVQVLRIAEPGGVLADTYSETARETTERADVRGTVAGSDGTIRIQVTPVRRAIDVPAGSFYVPLNQGLANLAVAALEPDTQSSFFANRLIDDLASTARVMTVPSLVFEDSDE, from the coding sequence ATGACCCAGCGCCCCGCTCTATCCATTTCAGCCACCGCCCACGCCGCGCGGTCCACGCCGTTGATTGCACGCCGCACGCCATGGCGCAGTTCTTTGGCCCTTTTGGCCGTGCTGCTGTCCGCCTGTGCCAGCACGCCACTGCCGCCCTGGCCCGGCACGCCCGCCACGACACGCGCCCGTGCGCCGGATTCCGTGCCGCGTGTGCAGCGTGGCACCGTGGTGCCGCCGCCGCTGGGGCAGCCGCGCGAGAACGTGGTGGTCACGCCATTGCAGCCCAGCGCGCCCGCGCTGGCTGCCGCAGACGCTGCGTCGGCCGCGCCCTATGGCCCTGCCGTGGCCGCGCGGTTTGCCGAACCTGCCACCCAATACAGCACGCCCGGGCTTGCCCCCGAGCGGCGCAGCTTCACCACCAACGCCGAAGTGGGGCAGTGGCTGCGCGAAGTGGCCAGCGCCACGCCACGGGGGTCAACAACGGCCAGCGTTCTCAGTCTTGGCACGTCGCAGCACGGCGAGCCCATTCTGGGCCTGCTCCTGACCCACGCCAAAGGCACCGATGTCGCCAGCCTGGAGGCCAATGGCCGCTCCACCGTCGTGCTCATCGGCCAGCAGCACGGCGACGAGCCCGCCAGCAGCGAGGCCCTGCTGGTGATTGCCCGGGAACTCGCACAGGGCCTGCTGGAGCCCCTGCTCGACCGCATCAACGTGGTGGTGATCCCCCGGGCCAACCCCGATGGCGCAGCCAGCGGCAATCGCACCACGGCCAGCGGCGTGGACATGAACCGCGACCACCTGCTGCTGCAAACACCCGAAGCCCAGGCACTGGCGCGCGTGGTGCGCGATTACCGCCCCATCGTGGTCCTGGATGCGCACGAATTCACCGTGGTCGGGCGCTACCTGCAAAAGTTCAACGCTATCCAGCGCTACGACGCCCTGCTGCAATACACCACCACGGCCAACTACCCCGAATTTTTGACCAAAGCCTCGCTGGAGTGGTTTCACCAGCCCATGCTCGGTGCGCTGCAGTCCCAGGGCCTGTCGAGCGACTGGTACTACACCACCTCCACCCAGCCGGACGACAGGCGCATCTCCATGGGCGGCGCGCAGCCCGACACTGGGCGCAACGTCAATGGCCTGAAAAACAGCGTCAGCCTGCTGGTTGAAACCCGGGGCGTGGGCCTGGGGCGCATGCACATCCAGCGCCGCGTGCACACCCAGGTCACCGCCATCACCAGCGCCCTGCGCAGCACCGCAGAGCGTGCCGCCAACCTGGAACAAGTGCGATCATTCGTGGTGCGCGACACCGCCTCCAAGGCCTGCAAAGGCCAGGTGGTGGTGGAAGCGCAGGCCACGCCCACGCAGCGCGAGCTGACCATGCTCGACCCCGAAACCGGCGCCGACCGCACCCTGAAGGTGGACTGGAATTCATCGCTCACCCTGCAGCCCGTGAAAACACGCGCCCGGCCTTGCGGCTACTGGCTGGCGGCCAGCGCCACCATGGCGGTCGAGCGGCTGCAACTGCTGGGTGTGCAGGTGCTGCGCATCGCCGAACCCGGTGGTGTGCTGGCCGACACCTACAGCGAAACCGCCCGCGAAACCACCGAACGCGCCGATGTGCGCGGCACCGTCGCGGGCAGCGACGGCACCATTCGCATCCAGGTAACCCCCGTGCGCCGCGCCATCGACGTGCCCGCCGGCAGCTTCTATGTGCCGCTGAACCAGGGCCTGGCCAACCTGGCCGTGGCGGCCCTGGAGCCCGACACCCAAAGCAGCTTCTTCGCCAACCGCCTGATCGACGACCTGGCCAGCACGGCCCGCGTCATGACGGTGCCTTCACTGGTTTTTGAAGACAGCGACGAATAA
- a CDS encoding DEAD/DEAH box helicase, producing MKFEELNLAPAILKAVLEQGYETPTPIQAQAIPAVLAGHDLLAGAQTGTGKTAAFTLPMLHRLSQSAAPKNKFGGKGIRALVLTPTRELAAQVEESVREYGKYLDINSTVVFGGVGMNPQIDRIKRGVDILVATPGRLLDLQQQGFLDLSTVQVLVLDEADRMLDMGFIHDVKKVLALVPKDKQSLLFSATFSDEIRELANTLLKSPQSIQVTPSNTTVQRITQVIHPVGRGKKKQVLLHIIQQHNWSQVLVFTRTKFGANNVAEFLTKNGVNAMALHGNKSQSARTQALAGFKSGDIRALVATDIAARGIDIDELPHVVNYEIPNVSEDYVHRIGRTGRAGNSGEAVSLVCMDEEGFMMDIERFTKQQIPVQVIEGFGPDAGEKAEPIAMGRQTIWGGAGKPPSRDVMQAAAKAARSEMMERIRTNKAGQGGGGGDRGPRQGAGGGNGGGNAPRSGRGGGGGGGQGGGARGGAQAPARGRARPAGGGGYEGGGGGNRYDDAQPPRPNAHLGTQSGHSNPGQRNAGHSAGGQPDPMRTSVDSMAGSGRRGGGGYRGNSGGGGGYGGGTGGAGGRGGGSRGPGGNRGSFGR from the coding sequence ATGAAATTTGAAGAACTGAATCTGGCTCCTGCCATTTTGAAGGCCGTGCTCGAACAAGGCTACGAGACGCCCACGCCCATCCAGGCACAGGCCATTCCGGCCGTACTGGCGGGCCATGACCTTCTTGCCGGCGCACAGACCGGCACCGGCAAGACCGCCGCATTCACCCTGCCCATGCTGCACCGCCTGTCGCAAAGCGCTGCACCCAAGAACAAGTTTGGCGGCAAGGGCATCCGCGCCCTGGTGCTGACCCCCACCCGCGAACTCGCGGCCCAGGTGGAAGAGTCGGTGCGCGAATACGGCAAATACCTTGATATCAACTCCACCGTCGTCTTCGGCGGTGTGGGCATGAACCCCCAGATCGACCGCATCAAGCGCGGCGTGGACATCCTGGTGGCCACCCCCGGCCGCCTGCTCGACCTGCAGCAACAGGGTTTCCTGGACCTGTCCACCGTGCAGGTGCTGGTGCTCGACGAAGCCGACCGCATGCTGGACATGGGCTTCATCCACGACGTGAAGAAGGTGCTGGCCCTGGTGCCCAAGGACAAGCAAAGCCTGCTGTTCTCGGCCACCTTCAGCGACGAAATCCGCGAGCTGGCCAACACCCTGCTCAAGAGCCCGCAAAGCATCCAGGTCACGCCCAGCAACACCACGGTGCAGCGCATCACGCAGGTCATCCACCCCGTGGGCCGCGGCAAGAAAAAGCAGGTGCTGCTGCACATCATCCAGCAGCACAACTGGAGCCAGGTGCTGGTGTTCACGCGCACCAAGTTCGGCGCCAACAACGTGGCCGAATTCCTGACCAAGAACGGCGTCAACGCCATGGCCCTGCATGGCAACAAGAGCCAGAGCGCCCGCACGCAGGCCCTGGCCGGCTTCAAGAGCGGTGACATCCGCGCCCTGGTTGCCACCGACATCGCGGCGCGCGGCATCGACATCGACGAGCTGCCACACGTCGTCAACTACGAAATCCCGAACGTGTCGGAAGACTACGTGCACCGCATCGGCCGCACGGGCCGTGCCGGCAACAGCGGTGAAGCCGTCAGCCTGGTCTGCATGGACGAGGAAGGCTTCATGATGGACATCGAGCGCTTCACCAAGCAGCAGATTCCCGTGCAGGTCATCGAAGGCTTCGGCCCCGACGCCGGCGAAAAGGCCGAGCCCATTGCCATGGGCCGCCAGACCATCTGGGGCGGCGCAGGCAAGCCCCCAAGCCGCGATGTCATGCAGGCAGCGGCCAAGGCGGCGCGCAGCGAGATGATGGAACGCATCCGCACCAACAAGGCCGGCCAGGGTGGTGGCGGCGGCGACCGCGGCCCACGCCAGGGTGCGGGTGGTGGTAACGGTGGCGGCAATGCCCCCCGCTCCGGCCGCGGTGGCGGCGGCGGTGGTGGCCAGGGCGGCGGCGCGCGTGGGGGTGCCCAGGCACCGGCACGCGGCCGCGCTCGCCCCGCCGGTGGCGGCGGCTATGAAGGCGGCGGTGGCGGCAACCGCTACGACGACGCACAACCCCCCCGCCCCAATGCCCACCTGGGCACGCAGTCGGGCCACAGCAACCCGGGACAGCGCAACGCGGGCCATTCGGCCGGCGGCCAGCCTGACCCGATGCGCACCAGCGTGGACAGCATGGCCGGCAGCGGCCGCCGTGGCGGTGGTGGTTACCGGGGCAACTCGGGCGGCGGTGGCGGCTATGGCGGTGGCACGGGTGGCGCTGGCGGCCGGGGCGGCGGGTCTCGCGGGCCCGGTGGCAATCGCGGCTCTTTCGGCCGCTGA
- the ettA gene encoding energy-dependent translational throttle protein EttA: MAQYVFSMNRVSKTVPPKRQILKDISLSFFPGAKIGVLGVNGSGKSTLLKIMAGVDKEIEGEAIAMPGIKIGYLPQEPQLNPDHTVRESVEEAMGEVFAAKAKLEEVYAAYADADADFDALAAEQARLEAIIATAGTDSEHQLEIAADALRLPAWDAKVGVLSGGEKRRVALCRLLLSKPDMLLLDEPTNHLDAESVDWLEQFLQRYPGTVVAITHDRYFLDNAAEWILELDRGHGIPYKGNYSDWLTQKQARLESEQKGEESRAKALKKELEWSRQNPKARQAKSKARLARFEELSDFEYQRRNETNEIFIPVADRLGTQVIEFKNVTKSFGDRVLIDNLTMNVPAGAIVGIIGPNGAGKSTLFKLIAGKEKPDNGEVVIGSTVKMAFVDQHRDALSDDKTVWEDISGGLDMINIGKFTMASRAYAGRFNFNGGDQQKKVGMLSGGERGRLHLAKTLISGGNVLLLDEPSNDLDVETLRALEDALLEYAGTVLVISHDRWFLDRIATHILAAEGDSQWTFFDGNYQEYEADKKRRLGEEGAKPKRMRFKALK, encoded by the coding sequence ATGGCCCAATACGTATTTTCCATGAACCGTGTCAGCAAGACCGTGCCGCCCAAACGGCAGATCTTGAAAGACATTTCCCTGAGCTTCTTCCCCGGCGCCAAGATTGGCGTGCTGGGGGTCAATGGCTCTGGCAAGTCCACTTTGCTCAAGATCATGGCGGGCGTGGACAAGGAGATCGAAGGCGAGGCCATCGCCATGCCGGGCATCAAAATTGGCTACCTGCCCCAGGAGCCGCAACTCAACCCGGACCACACGGTGCGTGAAAGCGTCGAGGAAGCCATGGGCGAGGTGTTCGCTGCCAAGGCCAAGCTCGAAGAGGTGTATGCCGCCTATGCCGACGCAGACGCCGATTTCGACGCACTGGCGGCCGAGCAGGCCCGCCTGGAAGCCATCATTGCCACCGCCGGCACCGACTCCGAGCACCAGCTGGAAATCGCCGCCGACGCGCTGCGCCTGCCTGCCTGGGACGCCAAGGTCGGTGTGCTGTCGGGGGGCGAAAAGCGCCGCGTGGCGCTGTGCCGCCTGCTGCTGTCCAAGCCCGACATGCTGCTGCTTGACGAGCCCACCAACCACCTGGACGCCGAATCGGTGGACTGGCTGGAGCAGTTTTTGCAGCGCTATCCCGGCACCGTGGTGGCCATCACCCACGACCGCTACTTTCTGGACAACGCGGCCGAGTGGATTCTGGAACTCGACCGGGGCCATGGCATTCCGTACAAAGGCAATTACAGCGACTGGCTGACCCAGAAGCAGGCCCGCCTCGAATCCGAGCAAAAGGGCGAGGAATCGCGCGCCAAGGCCCTGAAGAAGGAGCTGGAATGGTCGCGCCAGAACCCCAAGGCCCGCCAGGCCAAGAGCAAGGCCCGTCTGGCGCGGTTCGAGGAACTGTCCGATTTCGAATACCAGCGGCGCAACGAGACGAACGAAATCTTCATTCCTGTGGCCGACCGCCTGGGGACCCAGGTGATCGAGTTCAAGAACGTCACCAAGTCGTTCGGCGACCGTGTGCTGATCGACAACCTGACCATGAACGTGCCGGCCGGCGCCATCGTCGGCATCATCGGCCCGAACGGCGCCGGTAAGTCCACGCTGTTCAAGCTGATCGCCGGCAAGGAAAAGCCCGACAACGGCGAAGTCGTCATTGGCTCGACCGTGAAGATGGCTTTTGTGGACCAGCACCGCGATGCGCTGTCGGATGACAAGACCGTGTGGGAAGACATCTCCGGCGGTCTGGACATGATCAACATTGGCAAGTTCACCATGGCCAGCCGCGCCTATGCGGGCCGCTTCAACTTCAACGGTGGCGACCAGCAAAAGAAGGTGGGCATGCTCTCGGGCGGCGAGCGCGGGCGCCTGCACCTGGCCAAGACGCTGATCTCCGGCGGCAACGTGCTGCTGCTTGACGAGCCCTCCAACGACCTGGACGTGGAAACCCTGCGCGCCCTGGAAGATGCGTTGCTGGAATATGCCGGCACGGTGCTGGTCATCAGCCACGATCGCTGGTTCCTCGACCGCATTGCCACCCACATCCTGGCCGCCGAGGGCGATAGCCAGTGGACGTTCTTTGACGGCAACTACCAAGAGTACGAGGCTGACAAGAAGCGACGCCTGGGCGAAGAGGGCGCCAAGCCCAAGCGCATGCGTTTCAAGGCACTGAAGTAA
- a CDS encoding DUF1631 family protein encodes MSVTAHQSRTVFRACVVHAVRGGEALMGQLVQVAKGALEREESFTRDIQQRALVGDAWRLLKQHEPSLVKAYPMALLEIFAQGPSKSGARTVTDTGMDFGELSLMDETEMQDQVELSRAQQLAAHATDAVLAELNTLVSSAQGLRSVQPERNPLRPENYIRALLRVVAETGVEPPVRQLWMEHMREVLGQLLVTEYKSAAANLREHGIEPVGYAVLGMPSGGRSGSGALNPSNGYSGGYSTGYGGHSLGAPVSAHGAPAAYGGRGVDGFAGWQGDSLQAPISSAAEEALLTVGILRQMLAGGSGWHDPGVAPVVYAAPYVGPVDDPAYSPVVAMEVVGRMMDNIAQDRRLLAPVQRAVQNLEPAIKQLVRHDGRFFTDEAHPARKLLDELTQRSLAFKTESAEGFDQFMRLLNEAVGHLAATNIHDAGPFDTVLKALQAAWDSQEQRTKSQHDGKAKILLQTEQREMLADKIAADIRKLPDLEQVPADILDFVTGPWADVVALAQVTQPEGLNGSEGDPGGYLALVPLLLWSAQPVLTRAEPDRLTKAIPGILAKVRAGLKTIQHPPTQASSFMQRLVGLHQAAFEKPAQAPVVVQPEPPSEIEPEPASHEAPPTDELPVAAVAATEPPDSALAAPVDDSLYAEFVVGVWVELITNRRAVRTQLTWASPRGTLFLFTAADGSTQSMTRRMRDKLASEGSLRVLPGAPQAARTPDAKVATLQAKKPGQTR; translated from the coding sequence ATGTCTGTCACTGCGCACCAATCGAGAACGGTCTTCCGTGCCTGCGTTGTCCACGCGGTGCGCGGGGGCGAAGCCCTGATGGGGCAGCTGGTGCAGGTCGCCAAGGGCGCGTTGGAGAGGGAGGAGTCTTTCACCCGCGACATTCAACAGCGCGCTCTGGTCGGCGACGCCTGGCGGTTGCTCAAGCAGCACGAGCCATCGCTGGTCAAGGCTTACCCCATGGCCTTGCTGGAAATTTTTGCCCAAGGGCCGTCCAAATCGGGCGCTCGCACGGTGACTGACACGGGCATGGATTTCGGCGAGCTTTCGCTCATGGACGAAACCGAGATGCAGGACCAGGTGGAACTGTCGCGGGCCCAGCAATTGGCAGCCCATGCCACCGACGCGGTGCTGGCGGAACTCAACACCCTGGTCAGCTCCGCCCAGGGATTGCGCAGTGTTCAGCCCGAACGCAACCCCTTGCGCCCGGAAAACTACATCCGCGCCTTGCTGAGGGTGGTGGCCGAGACCGGGGTGGAGCCACCCGTGCGGCAACTTTGGATGGAGCACATGCGCGAAGTGCTGGGCCAGTTGCTGGTCACCGAATACAAAAGTGCTGCCGCCAATCTTCGCGAGCATGGCATCGAACCGGTGGGGTATGCCGTGCTTGGCATGCCCTCCGGCGGTCGCAGCGGCTCCGGTGCGCTCAATCCGAGCAACGGCTATAGCGGGGGCTACTCGACCGGTTACGGCGGGCACTCCTTGGGTGCACCCGTCAGCGCGCACGGCGCCCCGGCAGCCTATGGCGGCCGGGGTGTGGACGGTTTTGCAGGTTGGCAAGGCGATTCGCTGCAGGCGCCCATTTCCTCGGCGGCCGAGGAAGCCTTGTTGACCGTGGGTATCCTGCGCCAGATGCTGGCCGGCGGTTCAGGCTGGCACGACCCCGGCGTGGCGCCGGTCGTGTATGCGGCTCCCTATGTGGGGCCGGTGGATGACCCGGCGTATTCGCCGGTGGTCGCCATGGAAGTGGTGGGCCGCATGATGGACAACATTGCGCAGGACCGGCGCCTGCTTGCTCCGGTTCAGCGCGCGGTGCAAAACCTGGAGCCGGCAATCAAGCAGCTGGTGCGGCATGACGGGCGCTTTTTCACCGATGAGGCGCATCCGGCCAGGAAGCTGCTGGACGAACTGACCCAGCGCAGTCTCGCGTTCAAGACGGAGAGTGCAGAGGGCTTTGACCAGTTCATGCGGTTGCTGAACGAGGCGGTTGGGCATCTGGCTGCCACGAATATTCACGATGCCGGGCCTTTTGACACGGTGCTCAAGGCGCTGCAGGCGGCCTGGGACTCGCAGGAGCAAAGGACCAAGTCGCAACACGATGGCAAGGCAAAAATTCTGCTGCAGACCGAGCAGCGTGAAATGCTGGCCGATAAGATCGCGGCCGACATTCGCAAGTTGCCGGATCTGGAACAGGTGCCCGCAGACATCCTGGACTTCGTTACCGGCCCGTGGGCCGATGTGGTGGCGCTGGCCCAGGTGACGCAGCCCGAGGGCCTGAACGGTAGCGAGGGCGACCCTGGCGGGTATCTGGCACTCGTGCCCCTGCTGCTGTGGAGCGCGCAGCCCGTATTGACGCGCGCCGAACCAGACCGCCTCACCAAGGCCATCCCCGGCATTTTGGCCAAGGTGCGCGCAGGGCTCAAGACGATCCAGCACCCACCCACCCAGGCCAGCAGCTTCATGCAGCGGCTCGTGGGCCTGCACCAGGCAGCTTTCGAAAAGCCGGCCCAGGCCCCGGTGGTTGTGCAACCAGAACCACCATCCGAGATCGAGCCCGAGCCCGCATCTCACGAAGCCCCACCCACGGACGAACTGCCGGTAGCGGCGGTGGCTGCAACCGAGCCCCCCGATAGCGCGCTTGCAGCGCCTGTGGACGACAGCCTTTATGCCGAATTTGTGGTGGGTGTCTGGGTGGAGCTGATCACCAACCGCCGTGCAGTGCGCACCCAGCTGACCTGGGCCAGCCCGCGCGGAACCCTGTTTTTGTTCACCGCGGCCGACGGCAGCACCCAGTCCATGACGCGGCGCATGCGCGACAAGCTGGCATCCGAGGGCTCTCTGCGTGTTCTACCCGGTGCACCACAGGCGGCCCGCACCCCGGATGCAAAGGTGGCAACGCTGCAGGCAAAAAAGCCTGGCCAAACCCGCTGA
- a CDS encoding TAXI family TRAP transporter solute-binding subunit gives MPQAFRNTLLTLRDLIVSAGPLAFLALALVVAAYWWLNPNPPNQVTLATGPAQSAYEEFGKRYQKALAADGIEVVLLPSEGSSANLQLLRDGKADLAFVQGGTAELQPDDREQLVSLGSLFVEPVWLFYRADSALKIHRSGRLDSLRQLRGLRVNVGSEGSGVPTLMDRLLDANRVEKGQVKLSRLEQTPATMAFLAGKLDALVFASAPESLMVQMLLQTPGVHLMDFAQHEAYGRKFPFLTPVTLPRGVVDLAGNVPAHDVRLVASTTSLLAREGTHPALLTLFAQNAQTLHGGAGWFNRAREFPSTRHSELPMAKEGERAINEPVPLLQRYLPFWIANLIERMWLVLGILLAVMLPLSRVVPPIYQFRVRSRVFRWYGRLREIENDLESGKALPQDLLVALDTLEAHVEKVSVPLSYADELYALRNHIHLVRRKLLRT, from the coding sequence ATGCCCCAGGCTTTTCGCAACACCCTGCTCACCCTGCGCGACCTCATCGTCTCTGCCGGCCCGCTGGCCTTTCTGGCCCTGGCTCTGGTGGTGGCCGCCTACTGGTGGCTGAACCCCAACCCGCCCAACCAGGTGACGCTGGCCACCGGCCCCGCGCAAAGCGCCTACGAAGAGTTTGGCAAGCGCTACCAGAAAGCCCTGGCCGCCGACGGCATCGAGGTGGTGCTGCTGCCCAGCGAGGGCTCGTCGGCCAACCTGCAGCTGCTGCGCGATGGCAAGGCCGACCTGGCCTTTGTGCAGGGCGGAACGGCTGAGTTGCAGCCAGACGACCGCGAGCAGCTGGTGTCGCTGGGCAGCCTGTTTGTCGAACCGGTGTGGCTGTTCTATCGCGCCGATTCCGCCCTGAAGATCCACCGCAGCGGGCGGCTCGACAGCCTGCGCCAGCTGCGCGGCCTGCGCGTGAACGTGGGCTCGGAAGGCAGTGGCGTGCCCACCCTGATGGACCGATTGCTCGATGCGAACCGCGTGGAAAAGGGGCAGGTGAAACTGTCGCGGCTGGAGCAAACGCCCGCCACCATGGCTTTTCTGGCGGGCAAGCTCGATGCGCTGGTGTTTGCGTCGGCGCCCGAATCGCTCATGGTGCAGATGCTGCTGCAGACGCCCGGCGTGCACCTCATGGACTTTGCCCAGCACGAGGCCTATGGCCGCAAGTTTCCGTTTCTCACCCCCGTGACACTGCCCCGTGGGGTGGTGGATCTGGCGGGCAATGTGCCCGCGCACGATGTGCGGCTGGTGGCATCCACTACGTCGCTGCTGGCCCGCGAGGGCACGCACCCCGCGCTGCTGACGCTGTTTGCCCAGAATGCGCAAACGCTGCATGGTGGCGCGGGCTGGTTCAACCGGGCGCGCGAGTTTCCCAGCACCCGGCACAGCGAACTACCCATGGCCAAGGAGGGCGAGCGCGCCATCAACGAACCGGTGCCGCTGCTGCAGCGCTACCTGCCGTTCTGGATTGCCAACCTGATCGAGCGCATGTGGCTGGTGCTGGGTATCTTGCTGGCGGTGATGCTGCCGCTGTCGCGGGTGGTGCCACCGATCTACCAGTTCAGGGTGCGCTCACGCGTGTTCCGCTGGTACGGGCGTCTGCGCGAAATCGAAAACGATCTCGAATCGGGCAAGGCCCTGCCGCAAGACCTGCTGGTGGCGCTCGACACGCTGGAGGCCCATGTCGAAAAAGTGAGCGTGCCGCTGTCGTATGCCGACGAGTTGTATGCGCTGCGCAACCACATCCATCTGGTGCGCCGAAAACTCTTGCGCACCTGA